One window from the genome of Maylandia zebra isolate NMK-2024a linkage group LG18, Mzebra_GT3a, whole genome shotgun sequence encodes:
- the LOC101465194 gene encoding vang-like protein 2 → MDNESQYSGYSYKSSHSRSSRKHRDRRDRHRSKSRDSSSRGDKSVTIQTPGEPLLDAESTRGDDRDDNWGETTTVVTGTSEHSISNEDLTRVTKDLEESTPLECKRFVGPALGGCLSFFALVTPLAFLILPQVLWRDALEPCGTPCEGLYVSLAFKLLVLLISSWALFLRPPRATLPRFFVFRCLLMVLVFLFVASYWLFYGVRVLEPRERDYRGIVEYAASLVDALLFIQYLALVLLEVRHLQPAFCLKVVRSTDGASKFYNVGHLSIQRAAVWVLDRYYSDFPVYNPALLNLPKSILSKKMTGFKVYSLDENPTNNSTGQSRAMIAAAARRRDNSHNEYYYEEAEMDRRIRKRKARLVVAVEEAFTHIKRLQEEEATSSPKHPREVMDPREAAQAIFAPMARAMQKYLRTTRQQAFHSMESILTHLQFCITHNMTPKAFLERYLTAGPTMQYQQQNGRGRQWTLVSEEPVTSALRQGLVFSLRRLDFSLVVTVTPLPFLRLGEEFIDPKSHKFVMRLQSETSV, encoded by the exons ATGGACAACGAGTCGCAGTACTCGGGCTACTCATACAAGTCCTCCCATTCCCGAAGCTCCCGAAAGCACAG GGATCGGCGGGACCGTCACCGCTCCAAGAGCCGAGACAGCAGCAGTCGTGGAGACAAATCGGTCACCATCCAAACACCCGGAGAGCCGCTTCTCGATGCAGAGTCGACCCGCGGAGATGACAGG GATGACAACTGGGGAGAGACCACCACTGTGGTCACTGGCACCTCAGAGCACAGCATCTCGAACGAGGACCTGACCCGCGTCACCAAAGATTTGGAGGAGTCAACTCCACTGGAGTGCAAGCGTTTTGTGGGTCCGGCGTTGGGAGGCTGCCTGAGCTTCTTTGCTCTGGTCACGCCATTAGCCTTCCTCATCCTGCCGCAGGTCTTGTGGCGTGACGCCCTCGAGCCTTGCGGCACGCCCTGCGAGGGCCTCTACGTCTCCCTGGCCTTCAAGCTCTTGGTCCTGCTCATCTCCTCCTGGGCTCTGTTCCTCCGCCCTCCCCGCGCCACCCTCCCGCGCTTTTTTGTCTTCCGCTGCCTCCTGATGGTGCTGGTGTTCCTGTTTGTGGCGTCGTACTGGTTGTTCTACGGCGTGCGTGTGTTGGAGCCCAGAGAACGGGACTATAGGGGGATTGTGGAGTATGCTGCCTCGCTGGTGGATGCTCTGCTCTTCATCCAGTACCTGGCTCTGGTGCTGCTGGAAGTCCGACACCTTCAGCCAGCCTTCTGCCTTAAGGTGGTGCGGAGCACAGATGGTGCCAGCAAGTTCTACAACGTGGGCCACCTCAG CATCCAGCGGGCAGCTGTCTGGGTTTTGGACCGTTATTACAGCGACTTCCCCGTCTATAACCCAGCTCTCCTCAACCTGCCCAAGTCCATCCTGTCCAAGAAGATGACAGGCTTCAAAGTTTACTCTCTGGATG AAAACCCCACCAATAACTCCACAGGCCAGTCCCGGGCCATGATAGCAGCTGCTGCTAGACGGAGAGACAACTCCCACAACGAGTATTACTACGAGGAGGCTGAGATGGACCGAAGGATCCGCAAACGGAAGGCCAG GTTGGTGGTGGCGGTGGAAGAGGCCTTCACGCATATCAAGCGCCTCCAAGAGGAAGAGGCAACCTCATCTCCCAAACACCCCAGAGAGGTAATGGATCCTCGAGAGGCAGCCCAAGCCATCTTTGCCCCGATGGCCCGGGCCATGCAGAAGTACCTGAGAACCACACGGCAGCAGGCCTTCCACAGtatggagagcatcctcacacaccTTCAGTTCTGCATCACGCACAACATGACACCCAAG GCTTTCCTGGAGCGTTACCTCACCGCCGGCCCCACCATGCAGTACCAGCAGCAGAACGGTAGGGGGCGCCAGTGGACTCTGGTGAGCGAGGAGCCGGTGACCTCAGCCCTGCGTCAGGGTTTGGTCTTCTCCCTGCGACGCCTGGACTTCTCCCTTGTTGTCACGGTGACGCCGCTCCCCTTCCTGCGACTCGGGGAGGAGTTCATCGACCCAAAGAGCCACAAGTTCGTCATGAGGCTGCAGTCTGAGACCTCGGTGTAA